The proteins below are encoded in one region of Helianthus annuus cultivar XRQ/B chromosome 2, HanXRQr2.0-SUNRISE, whole genome shotgun sequence:
- the LOC110892500 gene encoding uncharacterized protein LOC110892500 — MDQSSWGLIRRDLVQEMDQNESIWFPIFEAWADGYFHTHRQGLIWDSVAGCGENHWMDFPFAGLLIAQTYGIGVHLLTTTMGASSTYFPILSPPANQQPLFITLTHVNENHFIHVKLEGDYPMPPAHGLWLTHRRPHTEQWEDMYLPRLEWYTSIMNPRPRSNPSLNYIDSYTEE, encoded by the coding sequence ATGGATCAGAGTTCATGGGGGCTTATTAGGAGGGACCTTGTCCAAGAAATGGATCAGAACGAATCGATCTGGTTCCCAATATTTGAAGCATGGGCTGATGGTTATTTTCACACGCATCGTCAGGGCCTAATTTGGGATTCAGTGGCCGGTTGTGGGGAGAATCACTGGATGGACTTCCCCTTTGCAGGACTTCTTATTGCACAAACGTACGGTATCGGGGTGCACCTGTTAACGACAACCATGGGTGCGAGTTCCACTTACTTCCCAATACTAAGTCCTCCGGCTAATCAACAACCATTATTCATAACGCTTACACATGTTAACGAGAACCACTTCATACATGTTAAGCTGGAAGGGGATTATCCTATGCCACCAGCACACGGGCTATGGTTGACCCACCGAAGACCCCATACAGAACAATGGGAAGATATGTACTTGCCACGTCTAGAATGGTATACATCGATAATGAATCCTCGGCCAAGATCAAACCCCAGTCTTAATTACATAGATAGTTACACGgaagaatga
- the LOC110894235 gene encoding uncharacterized protein LOC110894235, whose translation MQSLENVLMNNDFIYETREEPGTEIVTEIFFLHQDSRVMWRAFPHVMMIDATYKTNIYNMPFIQIVGMTPTNKSFIIAHAVVSKERGDNFVWVLERVKAMLDECMEPRVILTDRDLALMGACAKVFSDASRLLCRWHIQQNVMKHCKGAFTDDDWKKFMSFWGTLIESPSIPIYDYHLRNMRKRLVECKRSRVFKYVYDNWLKDYKEMFVFAWTDKRRNFGNRTTKRVESQHANLKRYVEDRSSLDRIVGCVRDIVETQFGEIRKTFRESIEKTMKHHKHPMFQHLLGKVSHKALDLLHGEAIRRLDVLERFNSSCGCQMWHSCGLPCACRIEKYMREERPIQLEDIDVFWRKLNFQSCKLIDDSLDVVEELDVVRQQLQSHPPAQQKSLLSKIKAVLTPTKSTKKPPVVQQNTRGRPTTKHVQERLDEASRIDEELRRSSFGDANTCFEGSRQSKYDKPRHSSYVPSQASQQSVIRSQKPKATLSRSKSSKKKETRDDHGFPLIIGDEYVGIIERFKSDIPPVFHPYVSCIRDVMPDGHCGFGMWLWA comes from the exons ATGCAGTCACTAGAAAATGTGCTGATGAACAACGACTTTATTTACGAGACACGGGAAGAACCCGGAACAGAGATCGTAACAGagatcttctttcttcatcaggaCTCGAGAGtcatgtggcgtgcattcccccaCGTCATGATGATCGATGCAACGTACAAGACAAACATATACAATATGCCCTTTATCCAGATTGTTGGTATGACGCCTACCAACAAATCGTTTATTATCGCGCATGCCGTTGTTAGTAAAGAACGGGGTGATAACTTTGTGTGGGTGCTTGAGAGGGTTAAGGCAATGTTGGATGAATGTATGGAgccacgtgtgattttaacggatAGAGACCTAGCCCTTATGGGCGCGTGTGCTAAAGTATTTTCAGACGCCTCTAGGCTTCTTTGCAGGTGGCACATACAACAGAATGTTATGAAGCACTGCAAGGGTGCCTTCACAGACGACGACTGGAAGAAATTTATGTCATTCTGGGGGACATTGATTGAGTCTCCATCCATACCCATCTACGACTACCACTTGCGCAACATGCGAAAGCGACTTGTGGAGTGCAAACGTTCTA gagTCTTCAAATACGTGTACGATAACTGGCTAAAAGACTATAAGGAGATGTTTGTCTTTGCGTGGACTGATAAGAGGCGCAACTTTGGTAATCGTACTACAAAAAGAGTTGAGAGCCAACATGCCAACTTAAAGAGATACGTCGAAGATAGGAGCTCGCTGGACCGTATAGTTGGTTGTGTCCGGGATATAGTTGAGACACAGTTCGGTGAAATAAGGAAGACTTTTCGAGAAAGCATCGAAAAAACAATGAAACACCACAAACACCCGATGTTTCAACACCTACTTGGAAAAGTATCCCACAAAGCCCTTGACTTGTTGCATGGAGAGGCAATTAGGAGGCTAGATGTCTTGGAGCGCTTTAattcatcatgtggttgccaaATGTGGCACAGCTGTGGGTTGCCCTGTGCTTGTAGGATAGAAAAGTACATGCGTGAAG AGCGTCCGATTCAACTCGAAGACATAGACGTCTTCTGGCGGAAACTTAACttccaaagttgtaaattgatagACGACTCACTTGACGTGGTCGAAGAGCTAGATGTTGTTAGACAACAATTACAGTCGCACCCCCCAGCTCAGCAAAAAAGCCTGCTTTCAAAGATTAAAGCGGTGTTGACTCCAACGAAATCTACCAAGAAACCACCGGTTGTCCAACAAAATACTCGTGGCCGACCAACAACAAAGCACGTACAAGAAAGGTTGGACGAGGCCTCTCGTATAGATGAAGAATTGAGGAGAAGCTCCTTCGGTGATGCAAACACGTGCTTTGAAGGTTCACGACAAAGTAAGTACGATAAACCTCGCCACAGCTCGTACGTTCCGTCTCAGGCCTCACAACAGTCGGttataaggtcccaaaaacccaaagcgaccctaagccgttcaaagagttctaagaagaaagagacacgAGATGATCACGGTTTTCCTTTAATCATTGGGGACGAGTACGTGGGAATCATCGAACGGTTTAAGTCTGACATTCCGCCAGTGTTCCATCCGTACGTCTCGTGCATACGAGATGTGATGCCGGACGGTCATTGTGGGTTTGGTATGTGGCTGTGGGCTTAG
- the LOC118487440 gene encoding uncharacterized protein LOC118487440 has translation MPTRMGMQSLWGMRVIKRFPVGPRFKNREGGVWTEQALPEHFEPVHPPADPADVVPVEDPPEDLDGAAEPQPPPPAGAPQFPRHVIRGRAPGAALHPDVRARLDRLDDLVGWLVRAEQDRREREGLPPIPLPPVRAPHQEHQPQQQHQDSDSDLDA, from the coding sequence ATGCCGACGCGGATGGGTATGCAGTCGCTATGGGGGATGAGGGTTATCAAGAGGTTCCCCGTTGGCCCGCGGTTTAAAAACCGCGAAGGGGGCGTATGGACAGAGCAGGCCTTACCAGAGCATTTCGAGCCCGTTCATCCTCCTGCAGATCCTGCTGATGTAGTGCCCGTGGAGGACCCTCCGGAGGATCTAGACGGTGCAGCGGAGCCACAGCCACCGCCACCTGCCGGGGCACCTCAGTTTCCACGTCACGTTATTCGAGGTCGTGCCCCAGGAGCTGCGCTACATCCGGATGTACGAGCCAGGCTTGACAGGCTCGACGATTTGGTAGGTTGGCTGGTACGGGCGGAGCAggatagacgagagagagagggattacccccgataccgcttccaccggttcgagcaccacatcaggagcaccagccgcagcagcagcatcaggattcagattcggatttggatgcatag